The following proteins are co-located in the Diaphorobacter sp. HDW4B genome:
- a CDS encoding DHA2 family efflux MFS transporter permease subunit: MKGFLQATFSGSASASALRERYGERYRWLLLLSVLVGTVASLIPSTSVNVAIPAMSAYFELGQARAQWITSGFMVASTVALLTTPWLLMRFGYRATYVGAVLLLMIGAIIGGFSQHFPLVLASRVAEGIAAGIIQPIPAVIILHAFKPHEQGRAGGLFGMGVVLAPAIAPALGGVLTDLMGWRSTFFMVVPFTLLSLWLGLKLVPHSSPGGAQVGENTSGLDWIGLTLGAGGTLALLNGMTQLHNDPITPALMLLALAALLLVGFVLWQKSLLQRGRKPLMDLRLFNCRPFVMGCIVSAVYGTAMFGSTYLLPLFMQMGIGLSASYAGNLLLPAGLVLALTFPVVGRLADRQPTHWLVAIGLGLLALSFALMIFVGSSTALWLLAAFIIVGRIGLGFILPSLNLGAMRPLDKSLIAQGSSTISFIRMLGGAAGVSLCGIVLQWRTAVHTADPTLNAKAAQLIAFHECFALLTALCLIALVAATQLRSPHPPAAKAE; encoded by the coding sequence ATGAAGGGTTTCCTGCAGGCCACCTTCAGTGGCTCTGCCTCGGCCAGCGCGCTGCGCGAACGCTACGGCGAGCGCTACCGCTGGCTGCTTTTGCTCTCCGTACTGGTCGGCACGGTCGCCTCGCTCATTCCCTCGACCAGCGTGAACGTGGCCATTCCGGCCATGAGCGCGTATTTCGAGCTCGGTCAGGCCCGGGCGCAATGGATCACTTCGGGCTTCATGGTGGCCTCCACCGTGGCCCTGCTCACCACGCCGTGGCTGCTCATGCGCTTCGGCTACCGCGCCACCTATGTGGGCGCGGTTCTGCTGCTCATGATCGGCGCAATCATCGGCGGCTTCTCCCAACATTTTCCGCTGGTGCTGGCCTCGCGCGTGGCCGAGGGCATTGCCGCCGGCATCATCCAGCCGATTCCGGCAGTCATCATCCTGCATGCCTTCAAGCCGCATGAACAGGGCCGCGCGGGCGGACTGTTCGGCATGGGCGTGGTGCTGGCTCCGGCGATTGCACCTGCACTCGGCGGCGTGCTCACCGACCTGATGGGCTGGCGCAGCACCTTCTTCATGGTCGTGCCGTTCACCTTGCTTTCGCTGTGGCTGGGTTTGAAGCTGGTGCCGCACTCCTCGCCCGGCGGCGCGCAGGTCGGAGAAAACACCTCCGGCCTCGACTGGATCGGCCTCACGCTCGGCGCGGGCGGAACGCTGGCCCTGCTCAACGGCATGACGCAGTTGCACAACGACCCCATCACCCCGGCGCTGATGCTGCTGGCGCTGGCCGCGCTGCTGCTGGTCGGCTTTGTGCTCTGGCAGAAATCGCTGCTGCAGCGCGGGCGCAAGCCGCTCATGGATCTGCGCCTGTTCAACTGCCGCCCGTTCGTGATGGGCTGCATCGTCTCCGCCGTATACGGCACGGCGATGTTCGGCTCGACCTATCTGCTGCCGCTGTTCATGCAGATGGGCATTGGCCTGTCGGCAAGCTACGCGGGCAATCTGCTGCTGCCCGCCGGGCTGGTGCTGGCGCTGACGTTCCCCGTCGTCGGACGCCTTGCCGACCGGCAGCCCACGCACTGGCTGGTGGCCATCGGGCTGGGCCTGCTTGCGCTGTCGTTCGCGCTGATGATCTTTGTCGGCTCCAGCACCGCGCTGTGGCTGCTGGCCGCCTTCATCATCGTCGGGCGCATCGGGCTCGGGTTCATCCTGCCGAGCCTGAATCTCGGGGCCATGCGCCCGCTCGACAAATCGCTGATCGCCCAGGGCTCCAGCACCATCAGCTTCATCCGCATGCTGGGCGGTGCGGCGGGCGTGAGCCTGTGCGGCATCGTGCTGCAGTGGCGCACCGCCGTGCACACCGCCGACCCCACGCTCAACGCCAAAGCCGCTCAGCTCATCGCCTTTCACGAGTGCTTTGCGCTGCTCACCGCACTGTGCCTGATCGCGCTGGTGGCCGCCACGCAATTGCGCTCGCCCCACCCACCCGCAGCCAAGGCCGAATGA
- a CDS encoding class II glutamine amidotransferase, whose translation MCQLLGMNCNTPTDVRFSFSGFTQRAGNTGDHTDGWGIAFFEDKGLRHFVDHERAVDSPVAKLIREYPIRSKNVIAHIRKATQGVVSLENCHPFVRELWGRYWVFAHNGDLKNFSPKLHSHFQPVGSTDSEQAFCWIMQELSKSHASMPSIEELTLTLRELAPGIAKHGTFNFLLSNGKALWAHASTHLYYLERRHPFAQAQLCDEDLKVNFASETTPDDKVAIVVTAPLTTNEAWIPFQSGELRVFVNGEAC comes from the coding sequence ATGTGCCAGCTTTTAGGAATGAACTGCAATACCCCGACTGACGTGCGCTTCAGTTTCTCGGGGTTCACCCAGCGCGCGGGCAATACCGGCGATCACACCGACGGCTGGGGCATCGCGTTCTTCGAGGACAAGGGCCTGCGCCATTTCGTCGACCACGAACGCGCCGTCGACTCGCCCGTGGCCAAGCTGATCCGCGAGTACCCGATCCGCAGCAAGAACGTCATCGCCCACATCCGCAAGGCCACGCAGGGCGTCGTCAGTCTGGAGAACTGCCACCCGTTCGTGCGCGAGCTCTGGGGCCGCTACTGGGTATTTGCACACAACGGCGACCTGAAGAACTTCAGCCCCAAGCTGCACAGCCACTTCCAGCCCGTGGGCAGCACCGACAGCGAACAGGCCTTCTGCTGGATCATGCAGGAGCTCTCCAAATCGCACGCCAGCATGCCCAGCATCGAGGAACTCACGCTCACCCTGCGCGAACTCGCCCCCGGCATCGCCAAGCACGGCACGTTCAACTTTCTGCTCTCCAACGGCAAGGCGCTGTGGGCGCACGCGTCCACGCATCTGTACTACCTGGAGCGCCGCCACCCGTTCGCGCAGGCGCAGTTGTGCGATGAAGACCTGAAGGTGAACTTCGCCTCCGAAACCACGCCCGACGACAAGGTCGCCATCGTCGTGACCGCCCCACTCACCACCAACGAGGCCTGGATCCCGTTCCAAAGCGGCGAGCTGCGCGTGTTCGTGAACGGCGAAGCCTGCTGA
- a CDS encoding SDR family NAD(P)-dependent oxidoreductase, whose amino-acid sequence MTQQQQNTKVAAVTGGGSGIGAAVAMRLAQSGHRVAVLDIQIDNAKAVADQLNAQRPDSAMAVSIDVSDPQSVDAAFSAIEKQWGQGADLLVNSAGIMPVASVLECSYDMFRKAMDVNVGGTFLCSQRAARGMAERRFGRIVNLASISSERAGVGRVAYGTSKTAIAGLTRQFAMELGAYGITVNAVAPGPVLTAMTEKNYTPETKAAFESMIPAKRMGNTDEIADAICYLCSDGAAYINGVLLPVDGGYLAAGVGTTAGIKA is encoded by the coding sequence ATGACTCAGCAACAACAGAACACCAAGGTGGCAGCCGTGACCGGCGGCGGATCGGGCATTGGTGCGGCGGTGGCGATGCGGCTTGCGCAAAGTGGACATCGGGTGGCGGTGCTGGACATTCAGATCGACAACGCCAAAGCGGTCGCCGATCAGTTGAACGCGCAGAGGCCGGACAGCGCCATGGCCGTGAGCATCGATGTGAGCGATCCGCAGTCGGTGGACGCGGCGTTTTCGGCCATCGAAAAGCAATGGGGCCAAGGTGCGGATCTACTGGTCAACAGCGCGGGCATCATGCCGGTGGCTTCAGTGCTGGAGTGCTCGTATGACATGTTCCGCAAGGCCATGGATGTGAATGTGGGCGGCACGTTTCTGTGCTCGCAGCGTGCGGCGCGCGGTATGGCCGAGCGCCGGTTCGGGCGCATCGTGAATCTGGCGTCGATCAGCTCCGAGCGCGCAGGCGTGGGGCGGGTGGCCTATGGCACGTCGAAGACGGCGATTGCCGGATTGACGCGCCAGTTCGCGATGGAGCTGGGTGCTTATGGCATCACCGTGAACGCAGTCGCACCGGGGCCGGTACTCACTGCGATGACCGAGAAGAACTACACGCCGGAGACCAAGGCGGCCTTCGAGTCCATGATTCCCGCCAAGCGCATGGGCAACACGGACGAGATCGCCGATGCCATCTGCTACCTGTGCAGCGATGGCGCGGCCTACATCAACGGCGTGCTGCTGCCGGTCGATGGCGGCTATCTGGCGGCGGGTGTGGGGACGACGGCGGGGATCAAGGCCTGA
- a CDS encoding DUF2214 domain-containing protein, with amino-acid sequence MTSVLDLIAAWPGARWLQDSGTAYLFVNAAHILGLALLLGSIVTLDLQLIARSSSLRDSSHDSSLAALAAVLSRTAAWGLALAVLTGLWLFSVRPLDYWGNAAFLCKLGLLVTALANVAWQHCGADWTKLLNGQGVATGVRVRAALSLLLWCAVLLAGRWVGFL; translated from the coding sequence ATGACATCGGTGCTCGATCTGATCGCTGCATGGCCGGGGGCGCGCTGGCTGCAGGATTCGGGCACGGCCTATCTGTTCGTGAATGCGGCGCACATTCTGGGCTTGGCGCTGCTGTTGGGCTCGATTGTCACGCTCGACCTGCAGTTGATCGCGCGTTCTTCTTCTTTACGTGACTCTTCACATGATTCTTCATTGGCCGCGCTGGCTGCTGTGCTCTCGCGCACGGCTGCGTGGGGCTTGGCGTTGGCGGTGTTGACGGGGCTGTGGCTGTTCTCGGTGCGTCCGCTGGATTACTGGGGAAATGCTGCTTTTTTGTGCAAACTCGGCTTGTTGGTGACGGCGCTCGCCAATGTCGCCTGGCAGCATTGCGGTGCGGATTGGACGAAGCTGCTGAACGGGCAAGGCGTGGCCACAGGCGTGCGCGTGCGCGCGGCTTTGTCGTTGCTGCTGTGGTGTGCGGTGCTGCTGGCGGGGCGGTGGGTTGGGTTTCTGTGA
- a CDS encoding DUF6152 family protein, translating to MHASFNKLTRRLCGVLVLAGSCGSGAFAHHGWTWADGEQTTLEGTIESISMAPPHPKLQVQSAQGQSWQVDLGNPSQTERSGFTGQTAKVGDRITVLGNRAQDHKVQHMKAVRITLDGKRYDMYPERIKE from the coding sequence ATGCATGCTTCATTCAACAAGCTCACGCGGCGCCTGTGTGGCGTGCTGGTTTTGGCGGGGAGTTGCGGTTCTGGCGCATTCGCGCATCACGGTTGGACATGGGCAGACGGGGAGCAGACGACGCTGGAGGGCACGATCGAGTCGATCTCGATGGCACCGCCGCATCCGAAGCTGCAGGTCCAAAGCGCGCAGGGGCAGTCGTGGCAGGTCGATCTGGGCAATCCGTCGCAGACCGAGCGTTCGGGCTTCACCGGGCAGACGGCCAAGGTGGGGGATCGCATCACCGTGCTGGGCAACCGGGCGCAGGATCACAAGGTGCAGCACATGAAGGCGGTGCGCATCACGCTGGATGGCAAGCGGTACGACATGTATCCGGAGCGGATCAAGGAATAG
- a CDS encoding TetR family transcriptional regulator, with the protein MARRTKAEADETRTKLLDAAEEVFFEKGVSRTSLGDIAQRAGATRGAVYWHFKDKVDVFSSMLNRICMPFDEICDDIYGDLPPLERIRKSIRNVFESMAQDERRRKVFDTALFKMEYVGELAAVRERHVEAAQVSRGRFTEDLTRAARELNVALPMPADVAAQGLHALFVGLIHNWVLNEGSFPLTPTGCMSVDAYLSGLGFQKHLSQDTPAPKS; encoded by the coding sequence ATGGCAAGGCGTACCAAAGCAGAAGCAGACGAAACCCGCACCAAACTGTTGGATGCGGCCGAAGAGGTGTTCTTCGAAAAAGGCGTATCCCGCACCTCGCTGGGAGACATCGCCCAGCGCGCAGGCGCCACCCGCGGCGCGGTGTATTGGCACTTCAAGGACAAGGTGGACGTGTTCAGCTCCATGCTCAACCGCATCTGCATGCCTTTCGACGAAATCTGCGACGACATATATGGCGACTTGCCGCCTCTGGAGCGCATCCGCAAATCCATCCGCAATGTCTTCGAGAGCATGGCGCAGGACGAACGCCGCCGCAAAGTCTTCGACACCGCGCTGTTCAAGATGGAGTACGTGGGCGAACTCGCCGCCGTGCGCGAGCGCCATGTCGAAGCCGCACAGGTCTCACGCGGCCGATTCACCGAAGACCTGACCCGAGCCGCCCGGGAGCTGAACGTGGCACTGCCCATGCCGGCAGACGTCGCGGCGCAGGGCTTGCATGCGTTGTTCGTGGGACTCATACATAACTGGGTGTTGAATGAGGGGAGTTTCCCTCTGACGCCTACCGGCTGTATGTCAGTGGATGCCTATTTGTCAGGTCTAGGATTCCAAAAGCACCTATCGCAGGACACGCCTGCTCCAAAGTCCTGA
- a CDS encoding DUF11 domain-containing protein, whose amino-acid sequence MTKKLPSSLHARALLAKLVRWSVGAALCGAAMSASAVDNVTAVWGSYNNNTWTSTTNAAAAANGVNNLLAFTAYTAAVGSTPARSVTYSTGVIENFLSPTATQASFQAFTPQASSIPAAGGLNAIPRAVTYDPSKTRASYLSDGASGLDLNTALFNIPVTPLKFDATVSNADATTDLIPDVLVTQVGDPATAVDKFSFVDSAGVTVGIELSINFNSVNVVGRQSWQFWNPNHTASNIAASDRDLRMLAYHFRDFGIDASNMGRITGFVQKLSGSSDIAFVAYNRLAVTTPASVSVVKTNNVNTLVAGSPTTYNVTLSNSGGLPATGVQWTDSASNLTVLGIAPPSSVGSGSAAGTCTGMVCSGITLAPGASLTYTVTATVSQTVGATATNTATVHGANCTNGAPVLSCTSVDNDPIVVNGALSITKTNNVDKLSAGTQTTYLVTLTNTGSSTSSNLTWTDTPSAGLTLVNVIPGAAPSAGANVGTCTVTTTLATCSGITLPSQQSITYSVVAAVGSGVTPGGAVFNTAKIGNATCATLPAADCSRDTDTILKPANLNITKTNGVNQVVFGSTTTYTVTLSNTGETAATGVQWTDTPTGVSVSQITDTAVGPNSNEGLCVASGCSNITLAPGESITYSVLATVNGATGAGNAKNTAAFPSSTSCTGTNQCTAMDTDDILKPATLSVTKTNGVTQLTEGAGTTYTVTIANSGDLAAAGVAWMDVPTGMTIQSITPSSTTGTGAVTGTCGLTPTLGCTGITVPAASAGVNGSVSYTVTAQVIALVSPTVTSVNNVASVTGANCTASSPCTATDTDVLLTPTHFTVVKTAPGTVITGANLNYSFSLGNSGQTSAAAGQVVTVSEALPDGVTYVGATAGAGVTSVSCTGAAPSLVCSVTLSSTLAQNATANFTLQTTAPATAGSITNYASVDPSGGTTPPTPGTLCAPASACTFAPTQVNTPAALSVTKTNGVTQLTEGASTTYTVTVTNGGDTPATGVEWTDVPTGMTILSITPNGSTGTGAVTGTCGLTPTLGCTGITVPAASGGVNGSVSYSVVAQVTALVSPMVISVNNVASVTGANCTTASPCTATDTDVLLTPTHFTVVKTAPETVITGASLPYSFTLGNSGQTSAAAGQVVTVREELPPGVAYVGATAGTGVSAVSCTGVAPSLVCTVTLSSTLAQNAAATFTLQTTAPAAAGSITNYASVDPSGGTTPPTPGASCAPASACTSATTQVNTPAALSVTKTNGVTQLTEGASTTYTVTITNGGDTPAAGVEWTDVPTGMTIQSITSSSTTGTGAVTGTCSVTSPLGCLGITVPAASAGVNGSVSYTVTAQVTAMVSPTVTSVNNVASVTGANCSTMSPCTATDTDVLLTPTHFTVVKAAPETVITGTSLTYSFTLGNSGQTSAAAGQVVTVREELPPGVAYVGATAGTGVSAVSCTGVAPSLVCTVTLSSTLAQNAAATFTLQTTAPAAAGSITNYASVDPSGGTTPPTPGASCAPASACTFAITQVNTPAALSVTKTNGVDQVQTGSETVYLVTLSNTGGTDVSNLQWSDVASGMTVTAIEPRTVGANSAAGACNASGCSGIQLGAGESVVYAVTATVTAAAKATITNTANLHGGANCVAIGDCFSQDQDTVTAVPSTAVTPVPVPVDSRTMLVLLGLALIVAAWRSGLVGRER is encoded by the coding sequence ATGACGAAAAAACTGCCCTCCTCATTGCATGCTCGCGCGCTGCTTGCCAAGCTGGTGCGTTGGTCGGTGGGCGCGGCATTGTGCGGTGCGGCGATGTCCGCGAGCGCGGTGGACAATGTGACCGCCGTCTGGGGGAGCTACAACAACAATACGTGGACCTCCACCACCAACGCAGCCGCTGCGGCCAACGGGGTCAACAACCTGTTGGCGTTTACCGCATACACGGCTGCAGTGGGTTCCACACCTGCCAGAAGCGTCACCTACTCGACCGGCGTGATCGAGAATTTTCTGAGCCCGACGGCAACTCAGGCTTCGTTCCAAGCGTTCACGCCTCAGGCCAGTTCGATCCCTGCAGCCGGAGGTTTGAACGCTATCCCGAGGGCGGTCACATACGATCCTTCCAAGACACGCGCATCCTATCTGTCCGATGGAGCCAGTGGCCTGGACTTGAACACGGCCTTGTTCAATATTCCGGTGACGCCTCTGAAGTTCGACGCGACGGTGAGCAATGCGGACGCCACGACGGACTTGATTCCCGACGTGCTCGTGACACAGGTGGGAGATCCCGCGACCGCTGTGGACAAGTTTTCTTTCGTCGACAGCGCAGGGGTCACGGTCGGCATTGAGTTGAGCATCAACTTCAATTCTGTCAACGTCGTGGGGCGCCAGAGTTGGCAATTCTGGAATCCCAACCACACGGCATCGAACATTGCCGCCAGTGATCGCGACCTGCGCATGCTGGCCTATCACTTCCGGGATTTCGGAATCGACGCCAGCAACATGGGGCGCATCACTGGATTCGTTCAAAAGCTCAGTGGCTCGTCGGACATCGCCTTCGTTGCCTACAACCGTCTGGCAGTCACCACGCCTGCCAGCGTGAGCGTGGTGAAGACCAACAACGTCAACACGCTCGTGGCAGGCAGCCCCACGACGTACAACGTGACGCTGAGCAACAGTGGTGGCCTGCCCGCGACCGGGGTGCAATGGACCGACAGCGCCAGCAATCTGACGGTGCTGGGCATTGCCCCGCCAAGCAGCGTGGGCAGCGGCAGCGCGGCAGGCACTTGCACGGGCATGGTGTGCTCGGGCATCACGCTTGCGCCTGGGGCATCCCTTACCTACACCGTGACGGCCACCGTCAGCCAGACCGTCGGTGCAACGGCCACCAACACGGCCACGGTGCATGGCGCCAACTGCACCAATGGGGCTCCGGTCTTGTCGTGCACCTCTGTGGACAACGATCCCATCGTGGTGAACGGTGCCCTGAGCATCACCAAGACCAACAATGTGGACAAGCTGTCCGCCGGAACGCAGACCACCTATCTGGTGACGCTGACCAACACGGGTTCCAGCACTTCTTCCAATCTGACCTGGACAGACACCCCGTCTGCCGGACTGACACTGGTGAACGTCATTCCCGGGGCCGCTCCCAGTGCGGGTGCCAATGTGGGGACGTGTACCGTCACGACGACCCTGGCGACATGCTCCGGCATCACGCTGCCCTCGCAGCAGTCCATCACCTATTCCGTGGTGGCCGCGGTCGGCAGCGGGGTCACGCCAGGTGGGGCGGTCTTCAACACGGCCAAAATCGGCAATGCCACCTGCGCAACCCTCCCGGCTGCCGATTGCAGCCGTGACACCGACACCATCCTCAAGCCCGCCAACCTGAACATCACCAAGACCAACGGCGTGAATCAGGTGGTCTTCGGCAGCACCACCACCTACACGGTGACGCTGTCGAACACGGGCGAAACCGCCGCCACAGGCGTGCAGTGGACTGACACGCCCACCGGCGTGAGCGTGAGCCAGATCACCGACACCGCCGTCGGCCCCAACAGCAACGAAGGGCTGTGCGTCGCCTCGGGTTGCTCCAACATCACGCTGGCCCCGGGCGAGTCCATCACCTACTCCGTCCTGGCCACGGTCAATGGTGCCACCGGTGCTGGCAATGCAAAAAACACAGCCGCATTCCCGAGCAGCACCTCCTGCACGGGCACCAACCAATGCACCGCGATGGACACCGACGACATCCTCAAGCCAGCCACGCTGAGCGTCACCAAGACCAACGGCGTGACCCAACTCACCGAGGGGGCTGGCACCACGTACACCGTGACCATCGCCAACAGCGGTGATCTGGCTGCCGCTGGCGTAGCGTGGATGGATGTGCCCACGGGCATGACGATCCAGTCCATCACTCCGAGTAGCACGACCGGCACTGGCGCTGTCACTGGTACCTGCGGCCTGACCCCGACGCTGGGTTGCACAGGCATCACCGTTCCCGCCGCCAGCGCGGGAGTGAACGGCAGCGTGAGCTACACGGTGACGGCACAGGTCATCGCATTGGTGAGCCCGACCGTGACCAGCGTGAACAACGTGGCGAGCGTGACGGGTGCCAACTGCACCGCGTCGTCCCCGTGCACAGCCACTGACACGGACGTGCTGCTCACACCGACCCACTTCACAGTGGTCAAGACAGCACCGGGAACCGTCATCACCGGGGCGAACCTGAACTACAGCTTCTCCCTCGGCAACAGTGGCCAGACCTCGGCAGCGGCAGGGCAGGTCGTGACGGTAAGTGAAGCGCTTCCTGACGGCGTGACCTATGTCGGAGCGACAGCGGGAGCGGGCGTGACTTCGGTGAGTTGCACGGGCGCTGCCCCATCGCTGGTCTGCTCTGTCACCTTGAGCAGCACGCTGGCCCAGAACGCAACGGCCAACTTCACGTTGCAGACGACGGCTCCGGCAACGGCAGGCAGCATCACCAACTACGCCTCGGTCGATCCGAGCGGTGGCACGACTCCGCCTACACCCGGAACCTTGTGCGCGCCAGCCAGCGCCTGCACCTTTGCACCTACACAGGTCAACACGCCTGCTGCGCTCTCGGTCACCAAGACCAATGGCGTGACCCAACTCACTGAAGGCGCAAGTACCACCTACACCGTGACCGTCACGAACGGCGGCGACACACCTGCCACTGGCGTGGAGTGGACGGATGTGCCCACCGGCATGACGATTCTGTCGATCACACCCAATGGCTCCACTGGAACTGGCGCTGTCACTGGCACCTGCGGCCTGACCCCGACGCTGGGTTGCACCGGCATCACCGTTCCCGCCGCCAGCGGAGGAGTGAATGGCAGCGTGAGCTATTCGGTGGTGGCGCAGGTCACTGCCTTGGTGAGCCCGATGGTGATCAGCGTGAACAACGTGGCGAGCGTGACGGGAGCAAACTGCACCACGGCATCCCCCTGCACAGCCACAGACACGGATGTGCTGCTCACGCCAACCCACTTCACGGTGGTCAAGACAGCACCGGAAACCGTCATCACCGGAGCAAGCTTGCCCTACAGCTTCACCCTCGGCAACAGCGGCCAGACTTCGGCAGCGGCAGGGCAGGTCGTGACGGTGCGTGAAGAGCTTCCGCCGGGCGTGGCTTACGTCGGAGCGACAGCGGGCACAGGAGTCTCGGCGGTGAGCTGCACGGGCGTGGCCCCATCGCTGGTCTGCACGGTGACCCTGAGCAGCACGCTGGCCCAGAACGCTGCGGCCACATTCACGCTGCAGACGACAGCTCCGGCAGCGGCGGGTAGCATCACCAACTATGCCTCGGTCGATCCGAGCGGCGGCACGACCCCTCCCACACCCGGAGCCTCGTGCGCGCCAGCCAGTGCCTGCACTTCCGCGACCACACAGGTCAACACGCCTGCAGCGCTTTCGGTCACCAAGACCAATGGCGTGACCCAACTCACTGAAGGCGCAAGCACCACCTACACGGTGACCATCACGAACGGCGGCGACACACCTGCCGCTGGCGTGGAGTGGACGGATGTGCCCACCGGCATGACCATCCAGTCGATCACTTCGAGTAGCACGACCGGCACTGGCGCTGTGACAGGCACCTGCAGCGTGACGTCGCCATTGGGTTGCTTGGGCATCACCGTTCCCGCCGCCAGCGCGGGAGTGAATGGCAGCGTGAGCTACACGGTGACGGCACAGGTCACCGCAATGGTGAGCCCGACTGTGACCAGCGTGAACAACGTGGCGAGCGTGACGGGAGCCAACTGCTCCACCATGTCCCCCTGCACAGCCACCGACACGGATGTGCTGCTCACACCAACCCACTTCACGGTGGTCAAGGCAGCACCGGAAACCGTCATCACCGGGACGAGCCTGACCTACAGCTTCACCCTCGGCAACAGCGGCCAGACCTCGGCAGCGGCAGGGCAGGTCGTGACGGTGCGTGAAGAGCTTCCGCCGGGCGTGGCTTACGTCGGAGCGACAGCGGGCACAGGAGTCTCGGCGGTGAGCTGCACGGGCGTGGCCCCATCGCTGGTCTGCACGGTGACCCTGAGCAGCACGCTGGCCCAGAACGCTGCGGCCACATTCACGCTGCAGACGACGGCTCCGGCAGCGGCGGGCAGCATCACCAACTATGCCTCGGTCGATCCGAGCGGCGGCACGACCCCTCCCACACCCGGAGCCTCGTGCGCGCCAGCCAGTGCCTGCACTTTTGCGATCACACAGGTCAACACGCCTGCTGCGCTGTCGGTCACCAAGACCAACGGAGTCGATCAGGTGCAGACCGGCAGTGAGACGGTCTATCTGGTGACCTTGTCCAACACGGGCGGCACCGATGTGAGCAATCTGCAGTGGAGCGATGTGGCGAGTGGCATGACCGTCACTGCCATCGAGCCTCGCACGGTGGGGGCGAACAGCGCTGCCGGAGCCTGCAATGCCAGCGGCTGTTCGGGAATCCAATTGGGCGCGGGGGAGAGCGTCGTCTATGCGGTGACGGCGACCGTCACGGCGGCGGCGAAGGCGACCATCACGAACACCGCCAACCTGCATGGCGGGGCCAACTGCGTGGCGATCGGGGACTGCTTCAGTCAGGACCAGGACACTGTGACGGCTGTGCCGTCCACCGCCGTCACGCCGGTGCCGGTGCCGGTGGACTCGCGCACCATGCTGGTCTTGCTGGGTCTGGCACTGATCGTGGCTGCATGGCGCAGCGGTCTGGTGGGCCGGGAGCGTTGA